The following coding sequences are from one Sciurus carolinensis chromosome 11, mSciCar1.2, whole genome shotgun sequence window:
- the LOC124959509 gene encoding olfactory receptor 2D2 — MRQTNHTQATEFLLLGLSDDPLTQQLLFILFLGVYLVTVLGNLLLISLVQVDSQLHTPMYFFLCNLSLADLCFSTNIVPQALVHLLSRKKSISFTRCAAQLLLFLIFGCTQCALLAVMSYDRYVAICNPLHYSSIMTWRVCVQMAAGSWTSGIVVSVVDTTFTLRLPYQGGNSIAHFFCEAPALLSLASTDTRVSEMAIFLMGVVILLIPVSLILVSYGRIIVTVVKMKSAAGRLKAFSTCGSHLMVVILFYGSAIVTYMTPKSSKEQEKLVSVFYAMVTPMLNPLIYSLRNKDVKGALRKVATRNFWRHLGINR; from the coding sequence ATGAGGCAGACAAATCATACACAAGCAACAGAATTTCTCCTTCTGGGACTCTCTGATGACCCCCTCACCCAGCAGCTGCTCTTCATCTTATTCCTGGGTGTCTATTTGGTCACTGTGCTTGGAAATCTGCTTCTCATATCCCTCGTTCAAGTTGACTCCCAGCTTCACACgcccatgtatttttttctctgcaaCCTGTCACTGGCTGACCTCTGTTTCTCTACCAACATAGTTCCTCAGGCCCTAGTCCACCTGCTTTCTAGAAAGAAGTCCATTTCATTCACACGTTGTGCAGCTCAGCTTCTGCTCTTCCTCATTTTTGGGTGTACACAGTGTGCCCTTCTGGCAGTGATGTCTTATGATcggtatgtggccatctgtaacccTTTGCATTACTCTAGCATCATGACCTGGAGGGTGTGTGTCCAAATGGCTGCAGGATCATGGACCAGTGGCATTGTAGTGTCTGTGGTGGACACTACTTTCACACTAAGGCTACCTTACCAAGGTGGCAACAGTATTGCTCATTTTTTCTGTGAGGCCCCTGCACTGTTGAGCCTGGCATCCACAGACACTCGCGTTTCAGAGATGGCCATTTTCCTCATGGGGGTTGTTATTCTCCTCATACCTGTTTCCCTGATCCTTGTCTCCTACGGCCGTATCATTGTGACTGTGGTCAAGATGAAGTCAGCTGCAGGGAGGCTCAAGGCATTTTCTACCTGTGGCTCCCACCTCATGGTGGTCATCCTTTTTTATGGGTCAGCGATTGTCACCTACATGACACCAAAGTCTTCCAAAGAGCAGGAGAAGCTAGTGTCTGTTTTCTATGCAATGGTGACTCCCATGCTTAATCccctcatctacagcctgagaaaCAAGGATGTGAAGGGAGCCCTGCGGAAAGTAGCCACAAGGAATTTCTGGCGCCACCTTGGAATCAACCGCTGA
- the LOC124959941 gene encoding olfactory receptor 10A4, which translates to MMWGNLTIVSEFVLVSFSTLSSELQALLFLLFLTIYLITLMGNILIILVTTADSALQSPMYFFLRNLSFLEIGFNLVIVPKMLGTLIIQDTTISFLGCATQMYFFFFFGAAECCLLATMAYDRYVAICDPLRYPIIMGRRSCAQLAAASWFSGFPVATVQTTWIFSFPFCGPNRVNHFFCDSPPVIALVCADTSLFELEALTATVLFILFPFLLILGSYVRILSTIFRMPSAEGKRKAFSTCSSHLLVVSLFYSTAILTYFRPRSNTSPENKKLLSLSYTVVTPMLNPIIYSLRNNEVKAALRRVVRRTLGPQKL; encoded by the coding sequence ATGATGTGGGGAAACTTGACAATTGTCAGCGAGTTTGTTCTCGTGAGCTTCTCAACCCTGTCCTCTGAGCTACAGGCTCtactgtttcttctgtttttgacCATTTATTTGATTACCCTAATGGGCAATATCCTCATAATCCTGGTCACTACAGCTGACTCTGCCCTGCAAAGTcctatgtacttcttcctcagaaaCTTATCCTTCCTGGAGATAGGTTTCAATTTGGTCATTGTGCCCAAGATGCTGGGAACCCTGATCATCCAAGACACAACCATCTCCTTCCTCGGTTGTGCTACTCagatgtatttcttcttcttctttggggCTGCTGAGTGTTGCCTCCTGGCCACAATGGCATATGATCGTTACGTGGCCATCTGTGACCCCTTGCGTTACCCAATCATCATGGGCCGGAGGTCCTGTGCCCAGTTGGCAGCTGCCTCTTGGTTCTCAGGGTTTCCAGTGGCCACTGTGCAAACCACATGGATTTTTAGTTTCCCCTTTTGTGGTCCCAACAGAGTaaaccacttcttctgtgacagTCCTCCTGTCATTGCACTGGTCTGTGCTGATACCTCTCTGTTCGAATTGGAAGCCTTGACAGCCACTGTCCTATTCATCCTCTTCCCTTTCTTGCTGATCCTGGGGTCCTATGTACGCATCCTATCCACTATCTTCAGGATGCCTTCAGCCGAGGGGAAACgcaaggccttctccacctgctcctcccacctcctggttGTCTCCCTCTTCTACAGCACTGCGATCCTCACATACTTCCGACCCCGATCTAACACCTCTCCTGAGAACAAGAAGCTGCTGTCACTCTCCTACACAGTGGTGACTCCCATGTTAAACCCCATCATCTACAGCTTAAGAAATAATGAAGTGAAGGCTGCACTGAGGCGGGTTGTTCGCAGGACCCTGGGCCCTCAGAAATTATGA